From the Paenibacillus sp. R14(2021) genome, the window AGCTTAATCGCGGTTACCGTGGACAAACCAAGTTCTAGTTATACCGGCAGCATTGGAACAAGTCTTGACGATCTTGCGAAATATTTGCAAGACGCGGGAGCCATCAACGCGCTTAATCTGGACGGCGGCGGTTCAACGGAGATGATCGCACGCCCGGCCGGCAGCGATCGTCCGGTAACCGTAAGCCATCCTAGCGATGTCAATGGATCCAGACTCGTTTCCAGCTCACTGCTATTCGTTAGCACGGCAACGAAAGGGGCAACGGTCGGCAACGTAGTCGTCGATAAGAACATTACGCTTTATAACGGATCGAAATACGACTTCTCCTATCGGTTGGCGGACGAATACGGCAATCCGATCTCCAGCGGCAACGGTCCCGCAACGTGGGCATCGACGGTCGGAAGCATCAACCAGAGCGGCCATTTTATTGCGGATTCCGGAGCCGGAGCGGGAGAAGTATCGGCAACGATAGACGGCGTGACGGGAAGCGCGAAGGTAACGGTCGTGGATACCGTGGCTACCCTTGCTTTAGCGAGCACCAACGTGGTTATGAACAATAACGCGAAAAAGCAGTTCGGACTTGTCGCTACCGATGCAACCGGGGGGCAGGTTTACATCGACCCGTCCGTGGCAACGTGGAGTCTTTCCGGCAGTATCGGTACCGTGAACGAGAGCGGTTTGGTCACTTCCAACGATAGTAACGGCACGGCAACGCTTACGGTAACGGTTGCAGGTAAGACGTTAACAACACAAGTCACGGTCGGTATCAAAGAGCAGGTCATCGACAATTTCGAGACGTACCCGATCGAAGGTTACCATCTAAGCGGAATCGGTTTTGGTAGTGTTTCTCAATATGCGGGAAGCGCAGGAACAAGCACGTACTTGAGCATCTCGACGGCGGTTAAGCATTCGGGAAGCAATAGCTTTAAATTCGATTATGACCTTAGCAAGTGGACAAACAAAAATTCGAACGGAACGCTGAACTGGATCCCGCACTGGTATAAGGGCGCGAAATGGCCCGATTCTCTTGCGGATCAAATGCTTTCCACGTATAAGACCGATGTTTATCCGAAAAAATTCGGAATTTGGGTATACGGGGACGGCAAGGCTCCTTGGTTAAGGGCGATATTTAGAGATTCATCCGGCGGCGCGGATAAAACGCTCGACCTGACAACGGAAACGGACGACATCAACTGGGTTGGTTGGAAATATCTAGAGGTCCCTGTCCCTGACGGCTGGAAGCTGCCGATTACGCTTAACTATGTGTACATGGTTGAGACGACGAAATCGAAGCCGGCCTATTCCGGTACGGTCTATTTCGATGATATGAAATATATTTATACGGACGATGTAACGGATACTAGCGGTCCGGAGTTTACGGACACAAGTCCTTCGTCGGATGGCTTGTTCAGCGATACCCTTGATTTCTCGACAACGATTACCGATAGTCTCTCCGGGGTAGACGTGAACAAAATAACGGTAAAAATCAATGACGTGGATTATAAGGATTACACGTACGATAAAGTCACGGGTCGCCTCAGCTTCAAGCTGGAAAATCTAACCCAAGGGGATTACAGCGTATTCATAGACGCCTACGACAAAGCGTTAACCCCCAACGAATCCGTTCCCTATATCGACAAAACGTACCATGTGGATTTGACTCCGGACGAGGAAGCTCCGACGATGACGGACGTAACGCCTACGAAGGACGTCAAAGTTAAAATCCCTACGCCGAGGATCACGTTCAAGCTATTGGACAGCAAATCGCAAGTGGATCCGGCGAGCATTTCCGTTCGGATGAATAATATCGAGATGCCTGTTTATTACGACGCCGACACGGGTTGGGGATATGCCGAACCGACAAGCGACTTGGCGAATGGCGAGTATAGCCTAAGAATCAATGCTCGGGATAAAGCCGGGAACGCCATGCCGACTTATAAGGATCAATTGTCTCTGGCCTCGATCTCGCAACCGCAAGATGGAGATAACTTCAAAATCTCGCTTATTCCGGATACGCAAGGCAACGCGTTTACCGATAAATTGTTCGCTAAGGTTGCAGCGGATGATTCTTCGTTAGTCCTGCACATGGGCGACATCGTGGATGACGGATCGCAGAAGCAGTATGACGACGCTTCGAATTTCGTCAACAAGTATTTCGGGGACCCTGGGTCTAAGCCGTTCTTCGTATTGGCGGGTAATCATGAAGCGTTCCAGAACACCTTGGATATCTACTATAAGAAATTCGGTTCTCCGACGATGCATTTCGACTATGGGGATACGCTGATCATCATGTTGAACTCGGCATACATCCAAAGTCTTACCTTATCGGATTCTACCCAATTCCATTGGTTGGAAGAAGTCTTGAAGAAGAATACGAAGAAAAACATTATCGTTCTTGACCATGTGATTACGCGCGACGCATTCGGCACCAAGCATGAAATGGATCCGAAGGACGCCGCGAGATACGAGTCTATTCTGAGCGATTATAAGCTCGAGCATCCGGACACGGATATCTACAGCATTTTCGGACATTTGCATTCTCTTCAAAATTGGGAAGTCGGCGGAGTCAAATACATCATTACGGGTAACGGTGCCGACAAGACGTACCTCCCGCATAGCGATGGAGATTTGCTCGGCACCGGCAAGATGACGGTTTCGGGCGGCAAGATGAAGTACACCTTCGACCCTCTCTTGACGAAGGTTTATATTCATAACGACGCGATTATCTCGGGCAAAATGAACACTGTAATCGGATCCCAAGTCCAAATGGATTTGTTCGGGGACTTCAGAGAGTATCCTGCTAATTACTTGACTCAAATCAATAACCGCAAATTGGTTGGGATTGACTGGAAATCCAGCAATGAAGACGTAGCTTCGGTGGATGAAAATGGAGTTGTAACTTCAAAGTCTTCCGGTACGGCAATCATTACGTCAACATCTGGAGGAAAGAGCAACTCTATTTCGGTCGAGACGGTTAAGCCGGCGGACGTCAAGCCGGTCAAGCTCGATTTGTCCGTTCCTGCGGAACCTGAAGTCGGGGGTACGTTCATCCCGACGATTAAAGCGACCAACGCTTACGGCGCGGTTTACGCCCTTGACGCGAAGGACGTTACCTACAGCTTCAAGAACGGAAAGGCACACATGCAAGATGATGGAGTTATCATCGCAGATGCCGAAGGCGACGAAGAAATTACGGTTACGTTTAGCGGTTTGAAGGCGACGGCCATCACGAAAATCGTTGCTAAGCCGACTACGCCTTCCGGTCCGATCGTGATCGCGCCTCCGACTAAACCGGACGTCGATCTTACCAAGGACAGCGTCGTGAAATCCGACGTCTTCGCGGAACTCGCGAAAGACAAGAACGCGACGATGACGTTCGTGGGCAACGGCTACAAATGGAAAGTCAATGGCTCGGACATCACGAATCCTAACGCTGACGTAGACTTGGGCGTTAACATCACAAATCAAGCTCCCGCAGGGAAAATTTCGACCCCAGTTCAAGTCAATAAAAAGAAGGTCGTTCTGGGCTTTTCTCTCAACCAAAACGGAGCTCTTCCGGGGAAGATGACGCTTGAAATCCCGACGAGCAAAGAACAAGCGGGCAAAAAGCTGTTCTTCTACGCGGTAAATTCCGCCGATCAAGCTCCTGTACTCGTATCCGAGCTTACCGTGTACGAAAACGGAAACGTAGCGGTTCCTTTCGCTTCCTCGACGTCGGCCGAATACATGCTAACGACGCAAAAGATCTTGGATTTCAAAGACGCCGACGTTCACTGGGCGAAAGCGGACATCTATTATCTGGTGGGTAAGGACATTATCGGCGGCGTTAACGACAGCCAGTTCTTGCCGAATAACGCGATCACGCGCGGCGAATTCGTCAAGTTGATCGCCAGAGCCGCCGGAGCGGACGTGTCCGCCTTCACGAACAGCTCGTTCGCCGACGTCAAGCAAGGCGACTGGTACTCGCCTTACGTAGAATGGGCAAAGAAGAATAACATTGTGCTTGGGGTTAAGCCGAATGCCTTTGCTCCTAACGAGAAAATTTCAAGGGAACAAATGGCGGTTATCCTCGTAAGACTGTCCGACTTGCTCGGATACACCTTGGAGGACAGTGCGCCGCCGGTTCATTTCAAGGACGAAGCCAACATTTCCGCCTACGCGCGCGAAGCTGTGAAAAAGGCGCAGCAAGCCGAGATTATAAGCGGCATGCCGGGTAATCAGTTCTCGCCAGCAAAGAGCGCAACTAGAGGAGAAGCGGCCAAGATGCTAGCGACTTTGCTCAAAGCCATGGAAAAGAAAAATCAATAAAGTCGTTGCAAGTTCATGCGATGATTAAACAAAACGATCGCTTTCCGGCATTTTGGATGCCGGGGAGTGATCGTTTTTGGCTTTTACAAATCGACTAATCTATGGAGTATTCGTTCAGATGAGGCAAGTATGTGGTTTTGCTTTGTATTTCAGCTTATCCATGGAGTGCTCTATGAAATGGGCTGCATGCCCTCACGGTCAAGCTGCAACATCCCTCTTCGTAAATACGAGGTAAGAGACCAGATTAAAGAATATGAAGTATACGCTCAATACAGTAACGGAAAAAGTAAGGGTCATCCCTTCTTGAAATGGGTGGCTTGATAAATAGGGGGTCAGATCGATATTCGCAAACAAAATGTACTTGCTCCAGACATAGGGTCGGAGGAATTCCGTAGCGATATTACCCGCAAACATAGCAAAGAGGGAGAACCCTATGGCCATCACACTGCTGCGAAACGCGGTTGAAATCATGAAGGCAATTGTAACAAACATAATCGTCGATACCCCTTTAAACAAGTACGTTTGCAACAGGTTCGCAACCATGTTCTGTTCCATAACATCTCCGTCAGCATTTACACCTAACAACGGCAAGTTGATGTGCCCAAATCCAAACAGCGTTCCGTTGATCAAGATAGATACGATAAACAGGATGATCAGGAGCGTGATCCCGAACAGAATCATGGACACATATTTAGACAGAAGAATTTTTAGCCGGCTGTTTGGTCGTATCAGCAGCAGCTTAATCGTGCCGGAGGAGAATTCACCCGCCATGCTGTCCCCTGCGACAATAACGGTAAATAGCGTAATCAATAGCACAAAGTTCGTTGATACATGGATCCCCATCCACATCGTGCCCTCGGCCGGCCGAATATCGTGCTCAAGCTGATAATCGTATATGGCGACCGTCTCTTCATCTAAACTTCGACTTTCCTTGTTCAGGTCCGGCTTTTGCAGAGCTTGCAGTCGGGATTGTTTCTTCGCGGCAACATGCTCCTGCCAAGTACCGCTCTGCGCATCATTACTGTAGTCATACCATACCGAGAAGTTCACAAAGCCAAGAATAACGATCATCACTCCGATCATGATCCACGTCCGGATCCGGCGGTACAGCTTCATATTTTCGTTCAACAACAGACTAACCAATTCGTCCGCCTCCAGTTATCTCTAAAAATCGATCCTCCAAGGATTGACGTTGTGCTTGAACACCGTAGATTCTGACATCTAATCTCATCAGATCCATCAGGATATCTGGAATCCGCTCCTTCTCAGCCATAAACTGCAGCCCTTCAGGAAGAGCCTTTACTTCCTTCACATACTCAATCGCCTTCATTGCATTTAGTGCGCGTTCGACCGGCTTTGCCTCAATGGCGTAGGTTTGCATCTGGTCTGCCGTCTGAACAAACTCATGAATCGGTTTCACATCGACCAGCTTGCCCTGTTGGAGAATGGCAACTCGATCGCACATCAGCTCCATCTCGGACAATAAATGGCTGGAGACAATAACGGTAATGCCTTCCGTGCGGGTCAACAGGCGTAAATAATCGCGAAGCTCGCGAATGCCTGCCGGATCAAGCCCATTGGTCGGCTCGTCCAGAATGAGCAGTGACGGACGATGCAGCAGCGCCTGCGCTACGCCCAATCGCTGACGCATCCCCAGAGAATACTTCTTAACCTTGTCACGGATCCGATTGTCCAGCTTAACGAGGTTGACTACCTCATCGATGCGTTCCTTGGTCACGCCAGGCACCATCCTCGCGTAATGAACGAGATTATGGTAGCCGCTCAAATACTTGTACATTTCCGGATTTTCCACGATGGCTCCGACATGACGGATCGCTTGCTCGAACTCGCTTTTAATATTTTTCCCTTTGATGAAGATTTCGCCTTCGGTAATGGACATTAAGCCAACCATCATGCGAATGGTGGTCGTCTTGCCGGCACCGTTGGGCCCCAGAAATCCGAAAATTTCGCCCTGCGGAACATCGAACGTTAGGTTATCAATGACCGTGGAACGGCCGATTCGTTTTGTTACTTGACGCAAGCTGATGACAGGTTCATTGCTCATGATAGACCTCCTTCTATATGGTGATGTCTGAAGCTTGTGAGTACTTCACTGATTAATTAGATTCTAATACAATGTTTATTGTTTTACAATAAATTTTTGTTATATAAAGATGTATTATTGTTGTTAGTAGGTGCCTATTCAGGCGCTGTTGACTTTATAGAGCTAGACAATTAACCTCATAATTATTGTCCAGTTTCCTGCTGGTGGGAGCGAGCACTCTCGGGTCCCACTATTTTTTCTTTACAACCATTCTCCTTCATATATGAAGAAACAAATCGGTATCTGAACTCATGAATACCTCACCTTGCAAAGGGGAATTGTAATTGTTGTAAACGGGGGAAAAAACTAGATGTTGTAGCAACCAAAATATTTTTATTGGAGGATATTATGTCAAAAGGAACAGCGAGAAGGTATGCCAAATTTGGTGCATTTTTTCTGTCGTTAGCGCTTGTGTCAGCCCTTATTACAGCTTTCACAACAAACAAGAACCAGAATAATGATGCACCCGCAAACAGGGCTTATTCTGATAAGGAACTCGTCAAAACAGTTCCAGGATTCAAAAACGGATACAAAATAGTAAATGGAATTAAGCTTCACTATGTTGAAGGGGGTAAGGGTGAACCGCTATTCCTTCTTCCAGGCTGGCCGCAAACATGGTATGCGTATCACAAAATTATGCCGGAACTAGCAAAGAAATATCATGTTTATGTCGTTGAATATCGTGGAATGGGCAGCTCTGACAAGCCTGCATCAGGCTATGACAAGAAAACAATGGCGTCGGATGTCTATGCCTTGGTCAAAGAGCTAGGCTATTCGAAAGTTAATATGGCAGGACATGACATTGGGGCATTTGTTGCTTATGCTTACGCAGCCAATTACCCTCAAGCTACGACAAAACTAGCTGTGTTGGATGTTGTTCATCCATCTGAACGCTATCTGGAACTCCCTCTCTTGCCGCCGCCGGGGGTGTACGATACAAGCGTTAAAGACCATCCTATTTACCCTTGGTGGTTTGGACTGAATTCTGTTCCAGAATTGCCTGAGAAATTGCTGCAAGGGAATGGAATGCGTATTTATCAAGATTGGCTCTTTGACTATTTGGCCTATGGCAACAAGCCTCCTATGACCAAAGAGGTCAAAGAAGCCTACTATGCGGCATATTCAAGTGCTGAAGCCATTCGCGC encodes:
- a CDS encoding alpha/beta fold hydrolase, with product MSKGTARRYAKFGAFFLSLALVSALITAFTTNKNQNNDAPANRAYSDKELVKTVPGFKNGYKIVNGIKLHYVEGGKGEPLFLLPGWPQTWYAYHKIMPELAKKYHVYVVEYRGMGSSDKPASGYDKKTMASDVYALVKELGYSKVNMAGHDIGAFVAYAYAANYPQATTKLAVLDVVHPSERYLELPLLPPPGVYDTSVKDHPIYPWWFGLNSVPELPEKLLQGNGMRIYQDWLFDYLAYGNKPPMTKEVKEAYYAAYSSAEAIRASNGWYKTFRQDIEDFKTYPKLSMPVLGIAGFDSTFRNLDAHLRQYATDVKTVKLEGAGHWIAEQKPQETIQLFNEFFQ
- a CDS encoding S-layer homology domain-containing protein, translated to MMRRFIRNKRLSSMMLALAMVLNVSSIGALTANADADPTLGEANVLKSENISSGVSFTSEEYNNYYKPNNRVVVNRLNINPADSNTRIITAKAYDTISAVETVGDQANREILKGNQVIAGIDGDFYDIDPASGNPLGLMMKDGELIISQAPDENATNYRTSFYMDNANKPGINQVHAEGKISAAGAVYDVNLLNRNQKITNGLVIHTSKITKTRKMTHNYAADRDKSAFALIRVGNKFDGVHPGQTYTGTVVNVTSTEGFDIPDDSVVLEGVGTSKSIVEALQTNAEVSFKYDLYAGKDANNIDIMNNDIVTSITFNTWLVRDGIALSTGDTAPNAHTALGMKADGSLIAVTVDKPSSSYTGSIGTSLDDLAKYLQDAGAINALNLDGGGSTEMIARPAGSDRPVTVSHPSDVNGSRLVSSSLLFVSTATKGATVGNVVVDKNITLYNGSKYDFSYRLADEYGNPISSGNGPATWASTVGSINQSGHFIADSGAGAGEVSATIDGVTGSAKVTVVDTVATLALASTNVVMNNNAKKQFGLVATDATGGQVYIDPSVATWSLSGSIGTVNESGLVTSNDSNGTATLTVTVAGKTLTTQVTVGIKEQVIDNFETYPIEGYHLSGIGFGSVSQYAGSAGTSTYLSISTAVKHSGSNSFKFDYDLSKWTNKNSNGTLNWIPHWYKGAKWPDSLADQMLSTYKTDVYPKKFGIWVYGDGKAPWLRAIFRDSSGGADKTLDLTTETDDINWVGWKYLEVPVPDGWKLPITLNYVYMVETTKSKPAYSGTVYFDDMKYIYTDDVTDTSGPEFTDTSPSSDGLFSDTLDFSTTITDSLSGVDVNKITVKINDVDYKDYTYDKVTGRLSFKLENLTQGDYSVFIDAYDKALTPNESVPYIDKTYHVDLTPDEEAPTMTDVTPTKDVKVKIPTPRITFKLLDSKSQVDPASISVRMNNIEMPVYYDADTGWGYAEPTSDLANGEYSLRINARDKAGNAMPTYKDQLSLASISQPQDGDNFKISLIPDTQGNAFTDKLFAKVAADDSSLVLHMGDIVDDGSQKQYDDASNFVNKYFGDPGSKPFFVLAGNHEAFQNTLDIYYKKFGSPTMHFDYGDTLIIMLNSAYIQSLTLSDSTQFHWLEEVLKKNTKKNIIVLDHVITRDAFGTKHEMDPKDAARYESILSDYKLEHPDTDIYSIFGHLHSLQNWEVGGVKYIITGNGADKTYLPHSDGDLLGTGKMTVSGGKMKYTFDPLLTKVYIHNDAIISGKMNTVIGSQVQMDLFGDFREYPANYLTQINNRKLVGIDWKSSNEDVASVDENGVVTSKSSGTAIITSTSGGKSNSISVETVKPADVKPVKLDLSVPAEPEVGGTFIPTIKATNAYGAVYALDAKDVTYSFKNGKAHMQDDGVIIADAEGDEEITVTFSGLKATAITKIVAKPTTPSGPIVIAPPTKPDVDLTKDSVVKSDVFAELAKDKNATMTFVGNGYKWKVNGSDITNPNADVDLGVNITNQAPAGKISTPVQVNKKKVVLGFSLNQNGALPGKMTLEIPTSKEQAGKKLFFYAVNSADQAPVLVSELTVYENGNVAVPFASSTSAEYMLTTQKILDFKDADVHWAKADIYYLVGKDIIGGVNDSQFLPNNAITRGEFVKLIARAAGADVSAFTNSSFADVKQGDWYSPYVEWAKKNNIVLGVKPNAFAPNEKISREQMAVILVRLSDLLGYTLEDSAPPVHFKDEANISAYAREAVKKAQQAEIISGMPGNQFSPAKSATRGEAAKMLATLLKAMEKKNQ
- a CDS encoding ABC transporter ATP-binding protein, with product MSNEPVISLRQVTKRIGRSTVIDNLTFDVPQGEIFGFLGPNGAGKTTTIRMMVGLMSITEGEIFIKGKNIKSEFEQAIRHVGAIVENPEMYKYLSGYHNLVHYARMVPGVTKERIDEVVNLVKLDNRIRDKVKKYSLGMRQRLGVAQALLHRPSLLILDEPTNGLDPAGIRELRDYLRLLTRTEGITVIVSSHLLSEMELMCDRVAILQQGKLVDVKPIHEFVQTADQMQTYAIEAKPVERALNAMKAIEYVKEVKALPEGLQFMAEKERIPDILMDLMRLDVRIYGVQAQRQSLEDRFLEITGGGRIG
- a CDS encoding ABC transporter permease, which translates into the protein MIGVMIVILGFVNFSVWYDYSNDAQSGTWQEHVAAKKQSRLQALQKPDLNKESRSLDEETVAIYDYQLEHDIRPAEGTMWMGIHVSTNFVLLITLFTVIVAGDSMAGEFSSGTIKLLLIRPNSRLKILLSKYVSMILFGITLLIILFIVSILINGTLFGFGHINLPLLGVNADGDVMEQNMVANLLQTYLFKGVSTIMFVTIAFMISTAFRSSVMAIGFSLFAMFAGNIATEFLRPYVWSKYILFANIDLTPYLSSHPFQEGMTLTFSVTVLSVYFIFFNLVSYLVFTKRDVAA